A genomic segment from Lasioglossum baleicum chromosome 5, iyLasBale1, whole genome shotgun sequence encodes:
- the Schip1 gene encoding schwannomin interacting protein 1 isoform X5: MRLREAVVSVPLHPGGLNNNQLRRSEQNQPSTEEIENRNENTTTTVSVVRSPTSTDYTVEDTEDFRVAEDTTTWSSLAINRDSNVAIDTANNDAGNLNNNLSVPRIRRNSSVESLADYEGRNSSHEDSSHELTPSEWSDWSEEGNLPAGCRGIVNPNYPGFQHLGPSLLSDTDLDEDEDEHETNPDYARLNEINARRVENEEYINNIEDSINHLSGQKNQRKIFYEKPKFNIRIVASLYDSVVPPAVKCNNYVIFPPESEVPDLTVLEPEEALADTVAETPADQSSDVILEEKQEREIPVEVEIVELTTSVKETLQFPEIEEIPDSGKTSEAGEPEDIVVEHIDLIREAKELPHQARSKIGNRQNVTSNGSAEDDSESNSDTDSYPEEQPTYTKLEEIDLLSSIGRDIGVDLEKYVQPVPDVVAMETMDHIHSCSRSSSAMTMRKDTIEDSNKLFDREFPEASSVDTRKKEKMARNQAKRRQQQQQQQQQQQIRVTNTQRRPDKRRADVDIGPGVFEVYNIETAMPKIDLDAIESHLRAAREEERRRRNDREEIRRRLAMGPDAEDLRAERGRKPSLQSRLQSGMNLQICFMNETASDTESPCSENDASPGSTPTSLNSKQQQKQPMRPQVLSLPPLRLDIDSNSAPIDEADFFARQARLQTEARMALAQAKEMAHMQMEVERQRLKQSPITEMVRSSLEKVGVQLGEDRRRLSRVLLTELNVAQLQVIANDLHARIAALNEALVEGLLRRDDLHMEQDSMLVDIEDLTRYLGTKQEALKKKQNAREQQMANRSHQQTVTSQTKMSLKPKLTHRSLVSLVRK, encoded by the exons ATGCGGCTCAGGGAGGCTGTCGTCTCGGTACCGCTGCATCCTGGGGGACTGAACAACAA TCAGCTACGTAGAAGCGAGCAGAACCAGCCGAGCACAGAGGAGATCGAGAATCGGAACGAGAACACGACGACCACGGTCTCCGTGGTCAGAAGCCCGACGTCGACTGACTACACTGTCGAGGACACCGAGGATTTCCGTGTCGCCGAGGACACCACCACGTGGTCCTCGCTGGCCATCAATCGCGACAGCAACGTCGCGATCGATACCGCCAACAACGACGCCGGCAACCTGAACAACAACCTATCGGTGCCGAGGATCCGCAGGAACAGCTCCGTCGAGAGCCTCGCCGACTACGAAG GGCGTAACTCCTCTCACGAAGACTCGTCCCACGAGTTGACACCGTCCGAGTGGTCCGACTGGTCCGAGGAAGGAAATCTGCCCGCAGGTTGCCGCGGTATCGTCAACCCGAACTATCCCGGCTTTCAACACCTGGGGCCTTCTCTTCTGTCGGACACGGACctggacgaggacgaggacgagcaCGAGACCAATCCCGATTACGCCAGACTGAACGAGATCAACGCCAGGCGCGTCGAGAACGAAGAGTACATCAACAACATCGAGGACAGTATCAACCACCTCAGCGGACAGAAGAACCAGAGGAAGATCTTCTACGAGAAGCCCAAGTTCAACATACGG ATCGTGGCATCTTTGTACGACTCGGTGGTGCCGCCTGCGGTGAAGTGTAACAACTACGTGATATTCCCGCCGGAATCAGAGGTACCGGATCTGACCGTGCTGGAACCGGAAGAGGCTCTTGCAGACACGGTCGCTGAGACCCCCGCGGATCAGTCGTCGGACGTGATTTTGGAAGAGAAACAGGAACGGGAGATCCCGGTCGAGGTCGAGATCGTCGAGCTAACGACCAGCGTCAAGGAGACGCTGCAGTTTCCAGAAATCGAAGAGATACCGGACTCAGGGAAAACCAGCGAGGCCGGCGAG CCGGAGGACATCGTGGTGGAGCACATCGATTTGATACGCGAGGCAAAGGAGTTGCCTCACCAGGCTCGATCCAAAATAGGCAACCGTCAAAACGTGACGTCGAACGGCTCTGCCGAGGACGACTCGGAGAGCAACTCGGACACCGACAGCTATCCGGAGGAGCAGCCCACCTACAccaagctcgaagaaatcgatCTTCTCTCGAGCATCGGCCGGGATATCGGGGTCGATCTCGAGAAGTACGTGCAACCGGTGCCGGACGTTGTCGCGATGGAGACCATGGATCACATTCACAGCTGTTCGCGGTCTTCATCCGCCATGACCATGAGGAAGGACACTATCGAAGACTCCAACAAACTGTTCGATCGCGAGTTTCCGGAGGCGTCCAGCGTCGACACcagaaaaaaggagaagatgGCCAGGAACCAGGCGAAGAGGaggcaacaacaacaacagcagcagcaacaacaacaaatcAGAGTGACCAACACACAGAGACGTCCGGACAAGAGGCGGGCTGACGTGGATATTGGACCAG GTGTCTTCGAGGTGTACAACatcgaaacagcgatgccgaaGATCGATTTGGACGCGATCGAATCTCACCTGAGAGCCGCACGCGAAGAGGAACGACGG CGACGGAACGATCGTGAAGAGATCCGAAGGAGGCTGGCAATGGGTCCAGATGCTGAAGACTTGCGCGCTGAACGCGGAAGAAAGCCGAGCCTCCAGTCGCGACTTCAAAGCG GAATGAATCTTCAGATCTGCTTCATGAACGAAACAGCTTCGGACACGGAGTCTCCGTGCTCGGAGAACGATGCCTCACCGGGATCCACGCCGACCTCCCTGAACTCGAAGCAGCAGCAGAAACAGCCAATGAGACCTCAGGTACTCAGTCTTCCTCCTTTGAGGCTCGACATAGACTCGAATTCGGCTCCCATCGACGAGGCCGACTTCTTCGCCAGACAGGCCAGGTTACAAACCGAAGCTAGAATGGCTCTGGCACAGGCCAAGGAAATGGCGCACATGCAGATGGAGGTTGAGAGGCAAAGGCTGAAACAGAGTCCCATCACGGAGATGGTGCGATCTAGCCTGGAAAAA GTCGGCGTGCAGTTGGGCGAGGACAGGCGCAGGTTGTCTCGAGTACTTCTTACGGAGCTGAATGTCGCGCAGCTGCAAGTAATAGCGAACGACTTGCACGCTAGGATCGCGGCTCTGAACGAGGCTTTAGTCGAGGGATTACTGAGACGAGACGACCTGCACATGGAGCAAGACTCGATGCTCGTCGACATCGAGGACCTCACCCGATATCT AGGCACCAAGCAGGAGGCGCTGAAGAAGAAGCAGAACGCGAGGGAGCAGCAAATGGCGAACAGGAGCCACCAGCAAACGGTGACCTCGCAGACGAAGATGTCGTTGAAGCCGAAGTTGACGCACCGCAGCTTAGTCTCGTTGGTGAGGAAATAA
- the Schip1 gene encoding schwannomin interacting protein 1 isoform X1, with translation MRLREAVVSVPLHPGGLNNNQLRRSEQNQPSTEEIENRNENTTTTVSVVRSPTSTDYTVEDTEDFRVAEDTTTWSSLAINRDSNVAIDTANNDAGNLNNNLSVPRIRRNSSVESLADYEGRNSSHEDSSHELTPSEWSDWSEEGNLPAGCRGIVNPNYPGFQHLGPSLLSDTDLDEDEDEHETNPDYARLNEINARRVENEEYINNIEDSINHLSGQKNQRKIFYEKPKFNIRIVASLYDSVVPPAVKCNNYVIFPPESEVPDLTVLEPEEALADTVAETPADQSSDVILEEKQEREIPVEVEIVELTTSVKETLQFPEIEEIPDSGKTSEAGEPEDIVVEHIDLIREAKELPHQARSKIGNRQNVTSNGSAEDDSESNSDTDSYPEEQPTYTKLEEIDLLSSIGRDIGVDLEKYVQPVPDVVAMETMDHIHSCSRSSSAMTMRKDTIEDSNKLFDREFPEASSVDTRKKEKMARNQAKRRQQQQQQQQQQQIRVTNTQRRPDKRRADVDIGPGVFEVYNIETAMPKIDLDAIESHLRAAREEERRNCERKDPILIRGSTRDWQFLWKSNRRNDREEIRRRLAMGPDAEDLRAERGRKPSLQSRLQSGMNLQICFMNETASDTESPCSENDASPGSTPTSLNSKQQQKQPMRPQVLSLPPLRLDIDSNSAPIDEADFFARQARLQTEARMALAQAKEMAHMQMEVERQRLKQSPITEMVRSSLEKVGVQLGEDRRRLSRVLLTELNVAQLQVIANDLHARIAALNEALVEGLLRRDDLHMEQDSMLVDIEDLTRYLFRCVRMHRGTKQEALKKKQNAREQQMANRSHQQTVTSQTKMSLKPKLTHRSLVSLVRK, from the exons ATGCGGCTCAGGGAGGCTGTCGTCTCGGTACCGCTGCATCCTGGGGGACTGAACAACAA TCAGCTACGTAGAAGCGAGCAGAACCAGCCGAGCACAGAGGAGATCGAGAATCGGAACGAGAACACGACGACCACGGTCTCCGTGGTCAGAAGCCCGACGTCGACTGACTACACTGTCGAGGACACCGAGGATTTCCGTGTCGCCGAGGACACCACCACGTGGTCCTCGCTGGCCATCAATCGCGACAGCAACGTCGCGATCGATACCGCCAACAACGACGCCGGCAACCTGAACAACAACCTATCGGTGCCGAGGATCCGCAGGAACAGCTCCGTCGAGAGCCTCGCCGACTACGAAG GGCGTAACTCCTCTCACGAAGACTCGTCCCACGAGTTGACACCGTCCGAGTGGTCCGACTGGTCCGAGGAAGGAAATCTGCCCGCAGGTTGCCGCGGTATCGTCAACCCGAACTATCCCGGCTTTCAACACCTGGGGCCTTCTCTTCTGTCGGACACGGACctggacgaggacgaggacgagcaCGAGACCAATCCCGATTACGCCAGACTGAACGAGATCAACGCCAGGCGCGTCGAGAACGAAGAGTACATCAACAACATCGAGGACAGTATCAACCACCTCAGCGGACAGAAGAACCAGAGGAAGATCTTCTACGAGAAGCCCAAGTTCAACATACGG ATCGTGGCATCTTTGTACGACTCGGTGGTGCCGCCTGCGGTGAAGTGTAACAACTACGTGATATTCCCGCCGGAATCAGAGGTACCGGATCTGACCGTGCTGGAACCGGAAGAGGCTCTTGCAGACACGGTCGCTGAGACCCCCGCGGATCAGTCGTCGGACGTGATTTTGGAAGAGAAACAGGAACGGGAGATCCCGGTCGAGGTCGAGATCGTCGAGCTAACGACCAGCGTCAAGGAGACGCTGCAGTTTCCAGAAATCGAAGAGATACCGGACTCAGGGAAAACCAGCGAGGCCGGCGAG CCGGAGGACATCGTGGTGGAGCACATCGATTTGATACGCGAGGCAAAGGAGTTGCCTCACCAGGCTCGATCCAAAATAGGCAACCGTCAAAACGTGACGTCGAACGGCTCTGCCGAGGACGACTCGGAGAGCAACTCGGACACCGACAGCTATCCGGAGGAGCAGCCCACCTACAccaagctcgaagaaatcgatCTTCTCTCGAGCATCGGCCGGGATATCGGGGTCGATCTCGAGAAGTACGTGCAACCGGTGCCGGACGTTGTCGCGATGGAGACCATGGATCACATTCACAGCTGTTCGCGGTCTTCATCCGCCATGACCATGAGGAAGGACACTATCGAAGACTCCAACAAACTGTTCGATCGCGAGTTTCCGGAGGCGTCCAGCGTCGACACcagaaaaaaggagaagatgGCCAGGAACCAGGCGAAGAGGaggcaacaacaacaacagcagcagcaacaacaacaaatcAGAGTGACCAACACACAGAGACGTCCGGACAAGAGGCGGGCTGACGTGGATATTGGACCAG GTGTCTTCGAGGTGTACAACatcgaaacagcgatgccgaaGATCGATTTGGACGCGATCGAATCTCACCTGAGAGCCGCACGCGAAGAGGAACGACGG AATTGCGAACGGAAGGACCCCATCCTGATCAGAGGATCGACGAGAGACTGGCAGTTTCTTTGGAAATCAAAC CGACGGAACGATCGTGAAGAGATCCGAAGGAGGCTGGCAATGGGTCCAGATGCTGAAGACTTGCGCGCTGAACGCGGAAGAAAGCCGAGCCTCCAGTCGCGACTTCAAAGCG GAATGAATCTTCAGATCTGCTTCATGAACGAAACAGCTTCGGACACGGAGTCTCCGTGCTCGGAGAACGATGCCTCACCGGGATCCACGCCGACCTCCCTGAACTCGAAGCAGCAGCAGAAACAGCCAATGAGACCTCAGGTACTCAGTCTTCCTCCTTTGAGGCTCGACATAGACTCGAATTCGGCTCCCATCGACGAGGCCGACTTCTTCGCCAGACAGGCCAGGTTACAAACCGAAGCTAGAATGGCTCTGGCACAGGCCAAGGAAATGGCGCACATGCAGATGGAGGTTGAGAGGCAAAGGCTGAAACAGAGTCCCATCACGGAGATGGTGCGATCTAGCCTGGAAAAA GTCGGCGTGCAGTTGGGCGAGGACAGGCGCAGGTTGTCTCGAGTACTTCTTACGGAGCTGAATGTCGCGCAGCTGCAAGTAATAGCGAACGACTTGCACGCTAGGATCGCGGCTCTGAACGAGGCTTTAGTCGAGGGATTACTGAGACGAGACGACCTGCACATGGAGCAAGACTCGATGCTCGTCGACATCGAGGACCTCACCCGATATCT CTTCCGCTGCGTTCGAATGCACAGAGGCACCAAGCAGGAGGCGCTGAAGAAGAAGCAGAACGCGAGGGAGCAGCAAATGGCGAACAGGAGCCACCAGCAAACGGTGACCTCGCAGACGAAGATGTCGTTGAAGCCGAAGTTGACGCACCGCAGCTTAGTCTCGTTGGTGAGGAAATAA
- the Schip1 gene encoding schwannomin interacting protein 1 isoform X4: MRLREAVVSVPLHPGGLNNNQLRRSEQNQPSTEEIENRNENTTTTVSVVRSPTSTDYTVEDTEDFRVAEDTTTWSSLAINRDSNVAIDTANNDAGNLNNNLSVPRIRRNSSVESLADYEGCRGIVNPNYPGFQHLGPSLLSDTDLDEDEDEHETNPDYARLNEINARRVENEEYINNIEDSINHLSGQKNQRKIFYEKPKFNIRIVASLYDSVVPPAVKCNNYVIFPPESEVPDLTVLEPEEALADTVAETPADQSSDVILEEKQEREIPVEVEIVELTTSVKETLQFPEIEEIPDSGKTSEAGEPEDIVVEHIDLIREAKELPHQARSKIGNRQNVTSNGSAEDDSESNSDTDSYPEEQPTYTKLEEIDLLSSIGRDIGVDLEKYVQPVPDVVAMETMDHIHSCSRSSSAMTMRKDTIEDSNKLFDREFPEASSVDTRKKEKMARNQAKRRQQQQQQQQQQQIRVTNTQRRPDKRRADVDIGPGVFEVYNIETAMPKIDLDAIESHLRAAREEERRNCERKDPILIRGSTRDWQFLWKSNRRNDREEIRRRLAMGPDAEDLRAERGRKPSLQSRLQSGMNLQICFMNETASDTESPCSENDASPGSTPTSLNSKQQQKQPMRPQVLSLPPLRLDIDSNSAPIDEADFFARQARLQTEARMALAQAKEMAHMQMEVERQRLKQSPITEMVRSSLEKVGVQLGEDRRRLSRVLLTELNVAQLQVIANDLHARIAALNEALVEGLLRRDDLHMEQDSMLVDIEDLTRYLFRCVRMHRGTKQEALKKKQNAREQQMANRSHQQTVTSQTKMSLKPKLTHRSLVSLVRK; encoded by the exons ATGCGGCTCAGGGAGGCTGTCGTCTCGGTACCGCTGCATCCTGGGGGACTGAACAACAA TCAGCTACGTAGAAGCGAGCAGAACCAGCCGAGCACAGAGGAGATCGAGAATCGGAACGAGAACACGACGACCACGGTCTCCGTGGTCAGAAGCCCGACGTCGACTGACTACACTGTCGAGGACACCGAGGATTTCCGTGTCGCCGAGGACACCACCACGTGGTCCTCGCTGGCCATCAATCGCGACAGCAACGTCGCGATCGATACCGCCAACAACGACGCCGGCAACCTGAACAACAACCTATCGGTGCCGAGGATCCGCAGGAACAGCTCCGTCGAGAGCCTCGCCGACTACGAAG GTTGCCGCGGTATCGTCAACCCGAACTATCCCGGCTTTCAACACCTGGGGCCTTCTCTTCTGTCGGACACGGACctggacgaggacgaggacgagcaCGAGACCAATCCCGATTACGCCAGACTGAACGAGATCAACGCCAGGCGCGTCGAGAACGAAGAGTACATCAACAACATCGAGGACAGTATCAACCACCTCAGCGGACAGAAGAACCAGAGGAAGATCTTCTACGAGAAGCCCAAGTTCAACATACGG ATCGTGGCATCTTTGTACGACTCGGTGGTGCCGCCTGCGGTGAAGTGTAACAACTACGTGATATTCCCGCCGGAATCAGAGGTACCGGATCTGACCGTGCTGGAACCGGAAGAGGCTCTTGCAGACACGGTCGCTGAGACCCCCGCGGATCAGTCGTCGGACGTGATTTTGGAAGAGAAACAGGAACGGGAGATCCCGGTCGAGGTCGAGATCGTCGAGCTAACGACCAGCGTCAAGGAGACGCTGCAGTTTCCAGAAATCGAAGAGATACCGGACTCAGGGAAAACCAGCGAGGCCGGCGAG CCGGAGGACATCGTGGTGGAGCACATCGATTTGATACGCGAGGCAAAGGAGTTGCCTCACCAGGCTCGATCCAAAATAGGCAACCGTCAAAACGTGACGTCGAACGGCTCTGCCGAGGACGACTCGGAGAGCAACTCGGACACCGACAGCTATCCGGAGGAGCAGCCCACCTACAccaagctcgaagaaatcgatCTTCTCTCGAGCATCGGCCGGGATATCGGGGTCGATCTCGAGAAGTACGTGCAACCGGTGCCGGACGTTGTCGCGATGGAGACCATGGATCACATTCACAGCTGTTCGCGGTCTTCATCCGCCATGACCATGAGGAAGGACACTATCGAAGACTCCAACAAACTGTTCGATCGCGAGTTTCCGGAGGCGTCCAGCGTCGACACcagaaaaaaggagaagatgGCCAGGAACCAGGCGAAGAGGaggcaacaacaacaacagcagcagcaacaacaacaaatcAGAGTGACCAACACACAGAGACGTCCGGACAAGAGGCGGGCTGACGTGGATATTGGACCAG GTGTCTTCGAGGTGTACAACatcgaaacagcgatgccgaaGATCGATTTGGACGCGATCGAATCTCACCTGAGAGCCGCACGCGAAGAGGAACGACGG AATTGCGAACGGAAGGACCCCATCCTGATCAGAGGATCGACGAGAGACTGGCAGTTTCTTTGGAAATCAAAC CGACGGAACGATCGTGAAGAGATCCGAAGGAGGCTGGCAATGGGTCCAGATGCTGAAGACTTGCGCGCTGAACGCGGAAGAAAGCCGAGCCTCCAGTCGCGACTTCAAAGCG GAATGAATCTTCAGATCTGCTTCATGAACGAAACAGCTTCGGACACGGAGTCTCCGTGCTCGGAGAACGATGCCTCACCGGGATCCACGCCGACCTCCCTGAACTCGAAGCAGCAGCAGAAACAGCCAATGAGACCTCAGGTACTCAGTCTTCCTCCTTTGAGGCTCGACATAGACTCGAATTCGGCTCCCATCGACGAGGCCGACTTCTTCGCCAGACAGGCCAGGTTACAAACCGAAGCTAGAATGGCTCTGGCACAGGCCAAGGAAATGGCGCACATGCAGATGGAGGTTGAGAGGCAAAGGCTGAAACAGAGTCCCATCACGGAGATGGTGCGATCTAGCCTGGAAAAA GTCGGCGTGCAGTTGGGCGAGGACAGGCGCAGGTTGTCTCGAGTACTTCTTACGGAGCTGAATGTCGCGCAGCTGCAAGTAATAGCGAACGACTTGCACGCTAGGATCGCGGCTCTGAACGAGGCTTTAGTCGAGGGATTACTGAGACGAGACGACCTGCACATGGAGCAAGACTCGATGCTCGTCGACATCGAGGACCTCACCCGATATCT CTTCCGCTGCGTTCGAATGCACAGAGGCACCAAGCAGGAGGCGCTGAAGAAGAAGCAGAACGCGAGGGAGCAGCAAATGGCGAACAGGAGCCACCAGCAAACGGTGACCTCGCAGACGAAGATGTCGTTGAAGCCGAAGTTGACGCACCGCAGCTTAGTCTCGTTGGTGAGGAAATAA
- the Schip1 gene encoding schwannomin interacting protein 1 isoform X3: MRLREAVVSVPLHPGGLNNNQLRRSEQNQPSTEEIENRNENTTTTVSVVRSPTSTDYTVEDTEDFRVAEDTTTWSSLAINRDSNVAIDTANNDAGNLNNNLSVPRIRRNSSVESLADYEGRNSSHEDSSHELTPSEWSDWSEEGNLPAGCRGIVNPNYPGFQHLGPSLLSDTDLDEDEDEHETNPDYARLNEINARRVENEEYINNIEDSINHLSGQKNQRKIFYEKPKFNIRIVASLYDSVVPPAVKCNNYVIFPPESEVPDLTVLEPEEALADTVAETPADQSSDVILEEKQEREIPVEVEIVELTTSVKETLQFPEIEEIPDSGKTSEAGEPEDIVVEHIDLIREAKELPHQARSKIGNRQNVTSNGSAEDDSESNSDTDSYPEEQPTYTKLEEIDLLSSIGRDIGVDLEKYVQPVPDVVAMETMDHIHSCSRSSSAMTMRKDTIEDSNKLFDREFPEASSVDTRKKEKMARNQAKRRQQQQQQQQQQQIRVTNTQRRPDKRRADVDIGPGVFEVYNIETAMPKIDLDAIESHLRAAREEERRRRNDREEIRRRLAMGPDAEDLRAERGRKPSLQSRLQSGMNLQICFMNETASDTESPCSENDASPGSTPTSLNSKQQQKQPMRPQVLSLPPLRLDIDSNSAPIDEADFFARQARLQTEARMALAQAKEMAHMQMEVERQRLKQSPITEMVRSSLEKVGVQLGEDRRRLSRVLLTELNVAQLQVIANDLHARIAALNEALVEGLLRRDDLHMEQDSMLVDIEDLTRYLFRCVRMHRGTKQEALKKKQNAREQQMANRSHQQTVTSQTKMSLKPKLTHRSLVSLVRK, encoded by the exons ATGCGGCTCAGGGAGGCTGTCGTCTCGGTACCGCTGCATCCTGGGGGACTGAACAACAA TCAGCTACGTAGAAGCGAGCAGAACCAGCCGAGCACAGAGGAGATCGAGAATCGGAACGAGAACACGACGACCACGGTCTCCGTGGTCAGAAGCCCGACGTCGACTGACTACACTGTCGAGGACACCGAGGATTTCCGTGTCGCCGAGGACACCACCACGTGGTCCTCGCTGGCCATCAATCGCGACAGCAACGTCGCGATCGATACCGCCAACAACGACGCCGGCAACCTGAACAACAACCTATCGGTGCCGAGGATCCGCAGGAACAGCTCCGTCGAGAGCCTCGCCGACTACGAAG GGCGTAACTCCTCTCACGAAGACTCGTCCCACGAGTTGACACCGTCCGAGTGGTCCGACTGGTCCGAGGAAGGAAATCTGCCCGCAGGTTGCCGCGGTATCGTCAACCCGAACTATCCCGGCTTTCAACACCTGGGGCCTTCTCTTCTGTCGGACACGGACctggacgaggacgaggacgagcaCGAGACCAATCCCGATTACGCCAGACTGAACGAGATCAACGCCAGGCGCGTCGAGAACGAAGAGTACATCAACAACATCGAGGACAGTATCAACCACCTCAGCGGACAGAAGAACCAGAGGAAGATCTTCTACGAGAAGCCCAAGTTCAACATACGG ATCGTGGCATCTTTGTACGACTCGGTGGTGCCGCCTGCGGTGAAGTGTAACAACTACGTGATATTCCCGCCGGAATCAGAGGTACCGGATCTGACCGTGCTGGAACCGGAAGAGGCTCTTGCAGACACGGTCGCTGAGACCCCCGCGGATCAGTCGTCGGACGTGATTTTGGAAGAGAAACAGGAACGGGAGATCCCGGTCGAGGTCGAGATCGTCGAGCTAACGACCAGCGTCAAGGAGACGCTGCAGTTTCCAGAAATCGAAGAGATACCGGACTCAGGGAAAACCAGCGAGGCCGGCGAG CCGGAGGACATCGTGGTGGAGCACATCGATTTGATACGCGAGGCAAAGGAGTTGCCTCACCAGGCTCGATCCAAAATAGGCAACCGTCAAAACGTGACGTCGAACGGCTCTGCCGAGGACGACTCGGAGAGCAACTCGGACACCGACAGCTATCCGGAGGAGCAGCCCACCTACAccaagctcgaagaaatcgatCTTCTCTCGAGCATCGGCCGGGATATCGGGGTCGATCTCGAGAAGTACGTGCAACCGGTGCCGGACGTTGTCGCGATGGAGACCATGGATCACATTCACAGCTGTTCGCGGTCTTCATCCGCCATGACCATGAGGAAGGACACTATCGAAGACTCCAACAAACTGTTCGATCGCGAGTTTCCGGAGGCGTCCAGCGTCGACACcagaaaaaaggagaagatgGCCAGGAACCAGGCGAAGAGGaggcaacaacaacaacagcagcagcaacaacaacaaatcAGAGTGACCAACACACAGAGACGTCCGGACAAGAGGCGGGCTGACGTGGATATTGGACCAG GTGTCTTCGAGGTGTACAACatcgaaacagcgatgccgaaGATCGATTTGGACGCGATCGAATCTCACCTGAGAGCCGCACGCGAAGAGGAACGACGG CGACGGAACGATCGTGAAGAGATCCGAAGGAGGCTGGCAATGGGTCCAGATGCTGAAGACTTGCGCGCTGAACGCGGAAGAAAGCCGAGCCTCCAGTCGCGACTTCAAAGCG GAATGAATCTTCAGATCTGCTTCATGAACGAAACAGCTTCGGACACGGAGTCTCCGTGCTCGGAGAACGATGCCTCACCGGGATCCACGCCGACCTCCCTGAACTCGAAGCAGCAGCAGAAACAGCCAATGAGACCTCAGGTACTCAGTCTTCCTCCTTTGAGGCTCGACATAGACTCGAATTCGGCTCCCATCGACGAGGCCGACTTCTTCGCCAGACAGGCCAGGTTACAAACCGAAGCTAGAATGGCTCTGGCACAGGCCAAGGAAATGGCGCACATGCAGATGGAGGTTGAGAGGCAAAGGCTGAAACAGAGTCCCATCACGGAGATGGTGCGATCTAGCCTGGAAAAA GTCGGCGTGCAGTTGGGCGAGGACAGGCGCAGGTTGTCTCGAGTACTTCTTACGGAGCTGAATGTCGCGCAGCTGCAAGTAATAGCGAACGACTTGCACGCTAGGATCGCGGCTCTGAACGAGGCTTTAGTCGAGGGATTACTGAGACGAGACGACCTGCACATGGAGCAAGACTCGATGCTCGTCGACATCGAGGACCTCACCCGATATCT CTTCCGCTGCGTTCGAATGCACAGAGGCACCAAGCAGGAGGCGCTGAAGAAGAAGCAGAACGCGAGGGAGCAGCAAATGGCGAACAGGAGCCACCAGCAAACGGTGACCTCGCAGACGAAGATGTCGTTGAAGCCGAAGTTGACGCACCGCAGCTTAGTCTCGTTGGTGAGGAAATAA